Part of the Pomacea canaliculata isolate SZHN2017 linkage group LG11, ASM307304v1, whole genome shotgun sequence genome is shown below.
GCTGTCACAACTTCACAAGTCATGACATTGTTATGGTGTCGTAGGTCAGGGTGGACGCGATATCAGTTGAGTACAAAGAGATTTTACTGGGAGTGACAAGAATTTCTCCTGCACGTCTCATTGTGACAGAGTTTTCTAACGACCTTGAAGACTCTGTTATTGTCGGACCCAAACTGGTCGACTACGAGGGAGAATGTGTGAGTTTTACTGGCTTAAGTCCTACAAGTGGCTTGTTGTCTGATCtctataaattttaaaaagctgattATCATTcacttgtatttacttttttatttaacaaatcaTTCTTAAAGGTTTCTGGTTATTCGCTCCTTTTCTGATGAGCAGGTAAAAGTAagcaacaaatattatttagcaaaattcaattttaaaatatttttcctttttctacgGTAAAGCAGAGGAATACTCCCGTTTAAAAATATTGGCTTTAATTGATCTaaagaaaatcagttttttctttgtacatgAAATTACCCTCCCCCTAATATTTTTCGGAAGTCATTAAGCACTTTTTTAAAtcgtacacagtaataaaaatgtttgtggaagAGTGACAGAATAATAGACCGTCAGGCTAGAAAGCTCACTTCccgcaaaatattttataaaaagtaagGAGTATTAGGTATTTGTCTGTAGGTGTTGTCTCGACTCGGAACAAATCTCAGGGAGCTTCAAGTCGGGAGTCGAGTTGGGGTCCTGGTGGACTCATCAAACTTCCTTCACCTCTACGTCGACGGACGAGACCAGGGCGTTGTCCCAACACGTGTCATACCgccatgttttgctgttttcgATATGTGGAGTTCAGTCGCAAAGGTGAGAGATACAGGTACACGTTAGGTACACAGATAAGTCTGAGATCGCCTTGGCAGACCATAGCGGTCTCTTAGACTAAGATAACGGGAGAATGTCCTAAAATCTGCAGCTAATGAATAATAATCAAAGGAATTAATTACCTTTTGTTGACGTGCAGGGAGGCTTTGTTTGTAAACTAGAGATTTTTACCAAGTTTGCTATGTTTTATAAGGCATTCAGTTTTGTACCTGCTGCCTTGTTGTCTGTTGAACAGGTTACAGCCCTTCCCACATCTAGGAGGACATAAAGAATATCAGAGAATGCTGAAACAGTAaaacgataattttttttaagactgaTGACGACATCAACCTTAGCGTTGATATCACCAACGAATGCTCCAGTGAATGTGTTTTGTCAACCTGTTTACTGTACAAACTCTTTCgcgtatatttttttttcggtgaTAGACATTAACAACCAAGAATAAACCTAGGAGCTGCCTCTACCCACCcctgacagaaagagaaagaaaaagtcttcCTAGCAGTAAAAGGAGTCTGAcagaatattatttaaacaaataaatatattgtgtaAGCAATGCGAAAGAAGTATacacaacagttctgctggaagTTATCTTTTTAAATACCTTTAAATGATCATTGAGTCgacttctgtttgttttcaaaccGTTCACTCCTCCTGTCCAGTTTTTCTCACTCAATAACAAACGTGTTGACCATAGTAGTGTCCGGCAAAAATTCTGTACAACAGCGGAAAAAGTGGAAGAGCCGCACACAGGCAGACTGTGCTGAACTCTTTCAGGCCTAAagtctttctttgctttcagcCATTTCGCTCTGTTTCTGCTGTCCACTAACTAACATTACTACTTACTGAAAATTATAGCTAAGTTAATAGTGATTTTATACGACAACAAAATCTTCTTTGATTCTAGTGCCTCCTTAACTTTTTGGTGTGTAAACAGCCTGGTCACTCTGactatttttttacaattatatttACAATTGTTTTTGCGTATTCCTTGTTTATATCCTTCTCCTGAGATTCTACTACAGAATCTACACATAAACAAATACTGATCAATcctgaaatataaaacacatacgtacacaaacacatactaatataatttttcataaaaaacaAAGCTTAATCAATCatgatatttatattgttattgttcttaagtgtgtgtgaggtgtaaACTAGTCAGCTGACTTTCTGACAAACGGTTAGCGGGTAACATCACTAATGCAGATAAGATTGAAATGGAGGCAAAACTGAAGTTTACTTCCGTCAAAAAATGTGGACCATTAGTGACAAAAACAACATTACACAAGTGGTGAATAGCAGGCATTAGGATACGATTGATGGCAACAAACGGaatagaaaaactttttttctttagctttctAATTACAAAATCACTTCCATCAATAAAGACCCGGTCTGTACCAATGAATAGAGATAGTAACGtgacctatttttttttccttattaaaaGTACACGTAGATGTTAAAcgacagcaaaaaaaacaaaacaacaaaaaacaaaaaaaaacaaaaacaaaaaaacaagcatcCTAGTTGTTGTCCCTGTGTTAAGATCTACTTTCATTATCACTATCTTTGTATTATTTCTCGCAGTCTGCTGTATCATTCACAAATGTGAAGTAATCATTCTAGGAGGTGGATCTCTCCTGTTTGTGTccctatttttatttcaaccaGAAAACACTTCGAGACATTATTTTTGGAGTAAACTAAAGGTAATCATTTGTAACCCGGCACGTCTAATTGGATATAACGTAGGAGATTCTACAtgttggatatttttttatgtgcatgttcTGGTGTTTACTTTGTTACCAAAGTTATTCTTCTAGTTCTAAAGTTAAGGAAGATATAAGTTTTAAAAGTGGAAGTAAGGTAGTGGCGCACTAGGCTTTTTGTTAGCAAAACGGATACTTCTAATTGTTCACACTGTGGACGATTTtgcaaaaagtacaaaatacatatgGTTACATCATTTCAAGtaacaaaaagtacaaagaaatgaacatttacaTCCTTTTAAGGCCTTTGCTTCTTAACAAAATaacgagaaataaaaaaaatgttcttgcaTTCTAATTAGCATGTACAAAAACAGCAAAgtactaaaaaaattaacaaatgttacaaaagtgactatagaaataaaatcacatcCAGGAAGATTTGGAGAATGGGCATGCTACATAAAATATGAATTTCTAGAAGCACAACCTTCCTACAGTTGTTCTCATTCTGTGTAACAAAATTACAGATTATAATACATGtttaaacaaagttttacaTACAAAATATACGTCAGTGTGTTTAAAGACGAAATCATAGACGAAAAACTATCACAATAAATTTAGGTTATGgtaacaaaaattatctttgttATACTAACCTCGGTTAAAAGTGTCAAAATAGGTTtctctacaacacacacaaactgaaaattGAGATAAACGATTTTAACGGGAATTTCCAATAATTATTAGTAGTCTTATGACTGTCATGTGAGGTCCACAAAGATGACCTGCAGTGATAACGAGGACTTAATCGAAACGAAAAAGTTCTCTAGTCTTTAGTCCAAAGTACGAAGGTAAACTGTCAGGCCAGATTCAGTCTTACCTAAGTTGTTTGTTTCGAAGGAGACGATGAGTAAACTTTACATGGTTGCACTGCTTAACATCAGCTTATTCACTAACGTTAAACACTAAAATACAGTCATCTTGGTGAGCTGCAGTGTGACTTTAGTAGGTCTGCAGTTGTATAATGACATTCATTGCGGCAGGTAAGTTCTTAAAGATGCTTAAAGAATACAACAAGGTATTCGAGGAAAAGCGCTGAATAATGATGTCTTTTTTATGACATAAACGTTTCTACTCATTTCATCAGTTCATGGTCTTGCACAATAAGCTCGCTTTATCCGTTAGTAAAATGACGTTTCCAATGTTAAAACTATAATAAAAgggatttatatttttgaactAGCAGCTATCGATGgttatgtttctatttttattgaaaGTAAAGACACATACTAAGTCACTAATTAGAAAGAATAAAAGCAGTCATGTGATCAGAatcatttctaatattttttatttaaggcaAAAGAAAGTTCTTATTCATTTGCTGCTTTaggaagttattttttttctaattcagGACACAGGGGAAATGacgcatgaaaaaaaatttaacttgccaaaaaaagaaaagatgcttCTAAAACATTCATTAatcttattgttttgttttgttttgttttgttttttttgtctctatTCCTTTACAATCTTACAAATCTTCATCTCCCAAACcggtaaataattttttaaagctaagaTTAGATTAGAAAGAAATTACATCATGTTTCTACGATTTGTATCATCAGTAACTTAGAATCCAAGATGGCTGAGCAAAACGAAAgagagtgtgctgtgtgcacgaatgacttcaccacaccaaagattctaccctgtggtcatctcctgtgtcgagaatgtgtTATTTCCTGGATGGATTCCAAAGCTGATGCCGGGTGTCcgctgtgtagatgtcctatagtagagcagtcagatggaagttcgtccgacactgttgacgccctgccgacagactttgtgatggaagcgctggtggagagcgctcgtgtgctgagtaaagatcacctttgttgtgtgtgtgaggacgtcagggcggacttcatctgtatgcagtgtcaggACATGTTGTGTTCAGCCTGTACAAAGGCTCATAGAAAACTTTCAATGagccgcagtcacgatgtggagagtgtcagcactgtgacacctgaacgtctggctgccagccgccctgcactgtgtgctgaccacggcgacaaacacgcGGAGTTATTTTGCCGCTCCCACGGGCTCCCTGTCTGCTTAGCTTGTAAGTCTAACATACACAAAGTATGTCCGGAAGTAAACTTTCTTGACGATGAAATACAGTCAGCTCAAAATTTACTAAAAGACTTGACAAAGAGTCTTGTAGAAGCGGAGCAGAAGCTAGAGCAGGCTATAGGTCAAGTGACGTCACGTctacaggaagttgatgtcagtgaacaagaagacatggcgcaGGTGGACAAGACATGTGACCGTCTTCAGAAACTGGTGGAAGATTTCCGTAAGAATTTGAAGGAAAAGACTCGCACGTCACATCTCAAAATCAGGAATTCATTACGTGACGTCAAGACTGACCTTAGCAACCGTCTAgggaaggtgacgtcacacaaacacattgtgacTCGAGCGGTGGCAGTGTCACCACGTCCTGCactgatacacatgacacaggctctgacagacagggtcaacagccttgacctcaacGCTAACTTGGAAGGAGAGGTGTGGGAAAAGCCCTTGTCAAGTGCAGAATATTGTCAAGAAGTTGCTGGGCGGATAGAAAAAGACTTAATGATGTTGGCACCgcaaacaacaaagacacaGGTATTCTTTCCTTATTATACCATTATTGAGTTTTTAATTGTTACACTTGATGAGAAATTTATATGTAATGAAACTATACAAAAACACCAAGttgtggaaaataattttatttattttcaatttgtttaaaatatctttccGAAATATGGTGGATTGTAGTGGTTGGAGGGAGGTAAAAGGTGTGGAAGTGGGTGTGCACGCTTATAATATTTTCTGCGCTGTCTTTGCAGtctgaataaaaatgtatatgaCTTTGTGAGAATATAGGTGAGTGAGGAAGGATAACTGTATATATTTGGATTTATAGCCATAGTTTAGAAGGTTGTAGAAAACTTCCATAGCCAATGTGCTTAAAACAATAAGTAATATCAATAtcgctgtgtgtatgtgtttgtatattacTGGAAACTTCAGTCTCTACGGTTCGTTCCTGTAACAAAGCAGTAATAAATTCTTGCAcctttattcatattttagtAGGTTATAACTCGCAACATTGCTAAGCTTCCCTCTCATAAGATTGTTATCCAATTGTTATTTCAGAATGTAACTCCGACCATGCAACACACATCTTTTCCACAACGTTTTTCCAGGCCTGACCAAGTTCAACCTCGCACAGTAAGAAGCTGTTTTGGTCATCCATTCGATACCTCTATGTTGATACTTTTGTGATGTACTAAGATGTAATATTTGGATTTAGCTGATAAGttcatatatacatttttattttaatacatatatattatattattatttttaatgccttAGCTATCCAAATGTAAGATCCTTTACTTGTCGTCAGGGAAGCAAGTTATTTATTTAGCGAAGTCGACGATTATAAATGTTGCATGCCTTTCTCCTACTAATCTGCTCTTTAGATTAACTGAGTGAAGAgtaactgttaaaaaaaaaattaagagactccgtcaaagaaaagcaacattttgttttcattcagactcaataaatgacaaatatcacaaaacagatatatttatagattGAGAACTAAGTTCAAGACCTGAATAATGAAAAGATTATCAATGCTTTTTGTCTTCTACTAGACTTCATTGTCAGACAGCTCGTTCAAAAAATGGTATGCTGCAAACAAGATGCCGGTCAGtaatctttttatatatcttcAGCATTATAtgttagaaagaaaatgtttacaactgttacatatatgtgtgtgtctacacagttttaaacattttatatattttatatatattttatatattttttaaacatttataatcaTGCAGATAcacaacacataaaatataatatttacaataaaaaacgaaaacatGCCTAGAAAGTGACAGTCATTTTAGAATACATCCATCTGCCAAACAAGCTAACAATGTAGAATCTTGCACAACAAAGTATGTGCTCTTTTCACATCTCACACAGACATTATAACAGACGCCTTGGGTCGTATGTGCTTTCGACTAACGACAACACAATATCAATATATGTAATATCAATGCATAGATATTTTAAGTAATcatacaattatatatatataaagttagtATTTATGTCTAGTTAACATGTTTTTAGATGATAGACAGTGTTTAACTaacttttcttccttcatttctaaacatgcattaatttttttaaattatttatctgtttaaatATTCGAATAAAGGTTTCTAGATGGGGGATGATGCTTAATGATTCTAGGAAAAaagtaagtaatattttaattgtaatgtatattctaataacaTATATGCTTGTTCAGTACTTTCTGTGTCTATATACTGgataaattctgtttttttttttattttctaactttTGACGTACTTCCAGATTTGGGATTTCTCGGTCCTGTACAGTTACagtttttcaatttcttttactgcaagaaaacaaaatctataattgttaaaatttacaccacgtaatattttgaaaagggCATTAAAACagagtatcacagatagttgtctttattgtaggttgatacatataaaatgataaaaacaccGGTCCAAATTTCATTGGCCATTACGTGTGGAACGGCTAGCAATCGCGTGGACTCTCTTagagtaaacataaacataaaa
Proteins encoded:
- the LOC112576266 gene encoding uncharacterized protein LOC112576266, with amino-acid sequence MAEQNERECAVCTNDFTTPKILPCGHLLCRECVISWMDSKADAGCPLCRCPIVEQSDGSSSDTVDALPTDFVMEALVESARVLSKDHLCCVCEDVRADFICMQCQDMLCSACTKAHRKLSMSRSHDVESVSTVTPERLAASRPALCADHGDKHAELFCRSHGLPVCLACKSNIHKVCPEVNFLDDEIQSAQNLLKDLTKSLVEAEQKLEQAIGQVTSRLQEVDVSEQEDMAQVDKTCDRLQKLVEDFRKNLKEKTRTSHLKIRNSLRDVKTDLSNRLGKVTSHKHIVTRAVAVSPRPALIHMTQALTDRVNSLDLNANLEGEVWEKPLSSAEYCQEVAGRIEKDLMMLAPQTTKTQNVTPTMQHTSFPQRFSRPDQVQPRTTSLSDSSFKKWYAANKMPVSRWGMMLNDSRKKRGRRFQFGAKRPFLVFHENCCSNIRLTNCNTGAEKINPTNTFNDGMVVSREAMETNYLYEVIVDAVSSKDNRVFVGVTSIPPAWLNMTKYSGHLYDVMIYPRVVYQEGEYVSNTLGQCLKKLQVGSRVGVMVDSSNGLHLYVNGQDKGIVSNFVKQPCFALFGIWYKVTQVTACCRLMRR